One stretch of Rhodoferax lithotrophicus DNA includes these proteins:
- the phoB gene encoding phosphate regulon transcriptional regulator PhoB has translation MRRMPGVLIVEDEPAIAELISINLKHSGFRPVWAMDGATAQAELDDVLPDVILLDWMLPSESGLMLAKRWRAHPRTKSVPIIMLTARGDEVDRVAGLDAGADDYMAKPFSTKELLARIRAVLRRRAPEQDASVITIGDLSLDPSTYRVTYCTEALKLGPTEFKLLHYLMTHAERVHSRSQLLDKVWGDHVFIEERTVDVHVKRLREALGLAGQMVDTVRGAGYRLTVQGAPIKQA, from the coding sequence ATGAGGCGCATGCCGGGTGTATTGATTGTTGAAGATGAGCCAGCCATTGCAGAGCTTATTTCAATTAACTTGAAGCACAGTGGTTTTCGGCCAGTTTGGGCAATGGACGGAGCGACGGCACAAGCAGAGCTTGATGACGTGCTGCCGGATGTTATTTTGCTTGACTGGATGCTTCCCAGCGAAAGTGGGTTGATGTTGGCTAAGCGTTGGCGAGCCCATCCACGAACCAAGTCTGTACCCATCATCATGCTGACGGCTCGTGGCGATGAAGTGGATCGGGTCGCAGGCCTGGATGCTGGGGCTGATGATTACATGGCTAAACCCTTTTCAACCAAGGAACTGTTGGCACGTATTCGTGCCGTGTTGCGTCGACGCGCTCCTGAGCAAGATGCAAGTGTGATCACAATAGGCGACTTAAGTTTGGATCCCAGTACTTATCGCGTGACGTATTGCACTGAGGCATTAAAACTTGGGCCAACTGAGTTCAAGTTGCTGCATTATCTGATGACGCATGCCGAAAGGGTTCATAGTCGGTCACAGCTGCTTGACAAGGTCTGGGGTGATCATGTTTTCATTGAAGAACGAACGGTGGATGTACATGTCAAACGTTTGCGCGAAGCCTTGGGTTTGGCTGGGCAAATGGTAGACACCGTGCGTGGTGCTGGCTACCGGTTGACTGTTCAAGGTGCACCCATCAAACAGGCCTAA
- the phoR gene encoding phosphate regulon sensor histidine kinase PhoR → MLNRFILLASYLFLGGLLGIWINNFWPNTHALTLMLVLAALIWLLLDSLKIAQLLRWLRLDSSADGGLASGLWGEVETRVRRMLRERERKSQEYKVRLQDFLSALQASPNGVMLLDGDSHIEWCNQTSASHFGLDVQRDLEQAIGNLVRDPGFTAYLAHGDYQKELTMPGRESTPSRPVTLSVQLHPYGRGRKLLLSRDVTALEQAEVMRRDFVANVSHEIRTPLTVLAGFVETLQTLDLQEFERQHYLGLMAQQADRMQTLVSDLLTLSKLEGSALPGLELRASVSKLMRQLEADAMSLSEVIGANHEENHHFEFDCSFAGELVGTFSEILSAMSNLISNAVRYTPVDGEIKVRVHQLTDGRLEFSVADTGPGIAAEHLGRLTERFYRVDRSRSRETGGTGLGLAIVKHVAQRHGATLSINSTVGQGSVFSLIFPASRVA, encoded by the coding sequence ATGTTGAATCGATTCATTCTTCTCGCTAGTTATTTGTTCCTCGGTGGATTGTTAGGGATTTGGATCAACAATTTTTGGCCTAACACCCACGCTCTTACGTTGATGCTTGTTTTGGCTGCATTGATTTGGCTGTTGCTGGACAGTTTGAAAATTGCGCAGTTATTGCGTTGGTTGCGACTTGATTCATCCGCTGACGGGGGCCTTGCATCTGGGCTATGGGGTGAAGTCGAGACTCGTGTTAGACGTATGTTGCGCGAACGTGAACGAAAAAGTCAGGAATACAAAGTCCGCTTGCAAGATTTTTTATCTGCGTTGCAGGCTTCCCCCAATGGTGTGATGTTGCTTGACGGCGATTCGCATATTGAGTGGTGTAACCAGACATCTGCTTCACATTTTGGATTGGATGTTCAGCGTGACCTCGAACAGGCGATAGGTAATCTGGTACGTGACCCCGGATTTACGGCCTATTTGGCTCATGGCGATTATCAAAAAGAATTGACAATGCCAGGGCGTGAAAGTACGCCTTCCAGACCCGTCACACTGTCTGTTCAGCTTCATCCCTATGGGCGTGGCCGAAAGTTGTTGTTATCACGTGATGTCACAGCACTGGAGCAAGCTGAGGTAATGAGGCGCGATTTTGTAGCGAATGTGTCGCATGAAATTCGAACACCTCTTACGGTTTTGGCTGGCTTTGTCGAGACCTTGCAAACACTTGATTTGCAAGAGTTTGAACGCCAGCATTACTTAGGCCTAATGGCGCAGCAGGCAGATCGCATGCAAACGCTGGTCAGTGATTTACTCACTCTGTCAAAGCTTGAGGGTAGCGCTCTTCCTGGATTGGAGTTGCGAGCTTCTGTGTCAAAACTCATGCGCCAGCTTGAGGCGGATGCCATGTCTTTGTCTGAAGTCATCGGGGCCAACCATGAAGAAAATCATCATTTTGAATTTGACTGTAGTTTTGCCGGGGAGTTGGTTGGAACTTTCAGTGAGATCCTCAGTGCCATGAGTAATTTGATCAGCAATGCAGTTCGCTACACCCCAGTTGATGGAGAAATCAAAGTTCGGGTACATCAACTCACGGATGGGCGTCTTGAGTTTTCTGTAGCTGACACAGGACCAGGCATTGCTGCTGAGCATCTTGGCCGCTTGACTGAGCGTTTTTATCGCGTCGATCGGAGCCGCTCTCGTGAGACCGGTGGTACAGGTTTAGGTTTGGCTATTGTGAAACATGTTGCGCAGCGGCATGGTGCGACCTTGTCAATTAACAGTACGGTCGGCCAGGGTTCGGTATTTAGTTTGATCTTTCCGGCTTCACGGGTGGCGTGA
- the phoU gene encoding phosphate signaling complex protein PhoU, with protein sequence MTEKHLSSQFDSELGSVSSRVMEMGGLVESQIRQAIYALSQFSVDAANDVTTTESRVNAMEVEIDRELSSIIARRQPTARDLRLLIAISKTTANLERVGDEAAKIARMVRSIIQSGATRSLPSMELRVASDLASGLLRKALDAFARLDTTTALAILKEDDLIDQEFDGFVRKLITYMMEDPRMISPSLDLLFLAKAIERIGDHAKNIAELIIYIVKGADVRHSSMEQIESVVK encoded by the coding sequence ATGACTGAAAAACATCTCTCTTCCCAGTTCGACAGTGAACTGGGTTCTGTTTCCTCCCGTGTCATGGAGATGGGTGGGCTGGTGGAGTCGCAAATTCGCCAAGCGATTTATGCATTGTCGCAATTCAGCGTGGATGCTGCCAATGATGTCACCACTACGGAGAGTAGAGTTAACGCCATGGAAGTGGAAATTGATCGGGAACTCTCAAGCATCATTGCCAGACGCCAGCCAACTGCACGTGATTTGCGTTTGTTGATTGCCATCTCCAAAACCACGGCTAACCTAGAGCGGGTAGGGGATGAGGCGGCAAAAATTGCCCGGATGGTTCGATCCATCATTCAAAGCGGTGCAACGCGTTCCTTGCCTTCTATGGAGTTGCGTGTGGCCTCTGACTTGGCCTCTGGTTTGCTGAGAAAAGCACTTGATGCATTTGCCAGGCTCGATACCACTACGGCTTTGGCTATCCTGAAAGAGGATGACTTGATTGATCAGGAATTTGATGGATTTGTGCGCAAACTCATCACATACATGATGGAAGACCCCCGCATGATTTCACCTAGTCTGGATTTGTTGTTTTTGGCCAAAGCGATAGAACGTATTGGCGATCATGCCAAAAATATTGCTGAGTTGATCATCTATATTGTGAAGGGAGCGGATGTTCGTCATTCGTCCATGGAGCAAATTGAGTCGGTGGTGAAATGA